The following coding sequences are from one Coffea arabica cultivar ET-39 chromosome 11e, Coffea Arabica ET-39 HiFi, whole genome shotgun sequence window:
- the LOC140021258 gene encoding uncharacterized protein: MDFVSGLPRIQKGHDVVWVIVDRLSKSAHFFPFNMKYFLEKLIKLYMDEIVRLHGISDDVGERKALNPAAIPLVEEAYDKVNLIRQKLQTAQSRQKSYADYRIKDLEFEIGDKKYHPDPTHILQLEDAEVDESLTYKERPVQLLNRKVKELRNKRIPLVKVL; the protein is encoded by the exons atggattttgtgtcAGGTTTGCCACGAATTCAAAAAGGTCATGATGTggtttgggtgatagtagatcgATTGTCAAAGTCGGCACATTTCTTTCCATTTAACATGAAGtattttttggaaaaacttaTTAAACTCTACATGGATGAGATTGTGAGATTGCATGGAATATCG GATGATgtaggagagagaaaagctTTGAATCCAGCAGCAATACCATTGGTTGAGGAAGCATACGACAAAGTAAATCTAATCCGTCAGAAACTTCAAACAGCCCAAAGTCGACAAAAAAGTTATGCAGACTATCGAATAAAGGATTTGGAATTCGAAATTGGCGACAAG AAATATCACCCAGATCCAACCCATATACTTCAACTGGAAGATGCTGAAGTTGACGAGTCTCTAACCTATAAAGAGCGACCTGTTCAACTCTTGAATCGAAAAGTGAAAGAACTCAGGAACAAGCGAATTCCTTTGGTTAAGGTGCTGTGA